The genomic interval cgccgctcgcctcgccgcgagttGGGCTCCGGACCCTCCCGAGGGGACGCCGAGCGACTGCGAGAAAGCCGGCACCAGTCGGTCGAATGAGTAGGACTTAGCGGGAGCAGTAGAGTCTGCACAAGACGGAACAAAGCGAACGCTATCATGGGAGGATTAGGAGTCCGTCGCAGAGGCATCGGCGCCGGGGACCGCGACAGCCGACAGCGTCACGCGGAGACACGAAGCACAATtcgacgcgcaggcagaaCTGGACAGACCATCCCCCAGAAGACATCCCAACGCCCTTCGCGAATGCGCCTGCCTCACGCGCGCCGATGCCTGCCTTTCGCTCACCGCTGGACTCGTGTTCCTCttcgaaggaggcgaagctccTGTCGGCGTGCGCCTGTCCTTCTACCCCCATGTCGGCATCGGCGGTGTCTTCTCGTCTGCTccaggcgtctgcgctgctcgcgccgtGGACGTCGTCGCAGAAGTCCATCGCGTCCGCGTAGAGCTGGTCATCCATACTTCCCTCGAGCCCATTCGGCGCCTTGGCATCTTGCGGCTCGTCGTAGAACGCggacgccttcgcgtcgcacATGTACtcctcgccgacgcgagcgctCAGATCGTCGAGTTcgggcggctgcgaggcgtccccgaggcggctgtcgccgccgagcggcgcgccgtaAAAGTCATCCAGCTCAGCTTCCAGCGACTGAGGAGGCGGCAAAGCAGATGGAAAAACACACACGGATGGACCCCCTGTTCGCTCTCCCCTCTcttgctgcgccgcgcaagcGGCCGATGCATGATCAGGCAGgttctgcagagacgcgcaaGATCAAGCGAAGAGGGTGAAGGCTCGAACATGGGAGCGGACACGAGAAACTCGAGAGCCATGGCGGGACGCGAGAAGACCGCAAAGCtcacagagagaaaaaacaaaagtCGTTCGCCACTCACTGAACGTGGAGGATGACAGaacggcgcgagagcgagcgagccgcagacagcgcgagaaggctgCGAGAAAGGCCAGCGACGGCTGAAAACGCAGCTTCGCGGTCTTACCTCGGCTTCGAGTTCGAagtcctgcgcctcgtcgtcagCGTCGGAGAGCCCCCCGCCAGCCCTCACGTCCCGACCGCGCCGGAGACTGCAGGAGGCCAAGCGCGGAGACTTGTGCGGCACGGCGTAGAAAGGAAACGGCGGATGGAACGCACCAAgatgcagctgccgcgaggGAGGGCATGGAGAGGCAAGGTGACGGCTGCTTTAAAGCGACAGAAAGCCTGCGACAGTTCGCAGTCGCTCCCTCCCTCACCTCTCCAAAAGCGACCGGAAGTGGCTGATGGGCTTTGCGCAGATGTCCAGCGACAGCACGGACGCGGGCGACTCTCCGGCCAAGAGGAGATCTGCGACATGCACACAGACCACGGCTGCGGAgtgacgcgcagcagactgGACATTGCCGCTACTCAACGGAGACAGAGATTCGGCGAACGCAGAAACGCTCTGCACCGTCAGTTGTGAGCCAGCGGAttcctcgcgcacgcgctcaCGCTGCATCCAAAAAACTCCGCGCTACCCGTCGTGAtgggagagaaaggaaagcCTTGTcgccgcttcggcgcgcgGATCCTCACCCTTGAGGAACGCGCAGTCGACCGCAGGCTCTTCCGGGGCTTCACCGGCGACTGATTCTTCATCAGCGACCTTCTCATCGCCGGCGGCTGGGCTCGCTTGATTTTTCTCCGGCACGGCCTCGTCCGCCAAGGCGCCGGTtgggaaggcgcggcgctcgccgtcgagctTCATCCGCAGCGACGTGTCGACTTCCAGGttcgcgagaagcagccccttcgcgcccgcctggTCAAACATCCCCGAGATCTTCCTAAGCACCACAAAAGAACAGGCACCTTCACATATAAacgatgcatgcatgcatgcgcgaaaACACAGGAATGTGCAGAGTCTGCCGAttcgcccgcggcctcgaaggGTCAGCGCGGAGGCTGTCGCCGAACTGGAACTTCGGGCCTTCTGACTGTAAAAATGTGAGACGAAACCTAGACACGCCCCTGGACACCGGCACTCCGTTGGACGCCCAGCTCTGCAAACAGACAGTCTGAATCTCTATGCAGAATTTAGTTTGCTCTGAGAGAGGCAGGCCGTGACCCTCGACGCACAGGAAGTAGGGGTCGACGCAGCTGTCTTTCTCGATCTGGGAGTCGGTGAGTtcggcctccggcgcgagCGTACTCGATCCGCCCTTCTTAaaaagcagcagctgctggtggtggcggccgcgccgcgtcgggtgcgccgcccgctcgccctcggcttcctcctcaccccccggccgcgacgcgctcATCAGATTCAACACCTGAGCGCCGAAAGAGCGACAAGAAAACACGCTCCGCCCGGCGTCAGAACGCCAGCCGCAGGGGCAGCCTCGCGCAAGAAAAAGGCGCCAAACACCAGACAGACCACAGGGCCAAGAaacagggcggcggcgaagggtGCGCGGATGCAGAGAGCAGAAAGCAGCACCCCGGGAGGACGCTGGGCGTTCCTTCGCTGCGCCAGCCGGGCGCCAGGCATGCAGACAGACCGCAGTTCAGAAGACGCCAGCAGCCTGAGAGGGAGTGCAACACGGTCTGAGACTACACGTGacaggcagccgcagctcctcagcgcctgcagaatACGCAGGCCTACAGCCCAAAGGAGGCTCAACCCTAGCTCCTAAACCGTAAAGAGTGGTGACGGACGTGATAGGTCTGATCGTAGACCGCCTCGACGCGGTAGCCGTAAacgcgcgtcgcgccctccACAGCTGAGGAGACATGGGTGAAGGTGAttccctcctcttcatcctcgccgccggtcgcgcgcccgcctgcgccggcccCCTCCTTCCGCTGCAGATCGAACGGCGGCCcgtccagcagcgcctgctgtcCTTCAGGCGCGTCCTGCAAAACCCGAAGCGAAAGCAACGAAAAACAGACGGTCATCACAAACAGATCTAAATCACCGTTTTCGCGGCACGACTCACACATGCTGAGGCGCGGGGGAGGCAATCGGAGCGAGTCTCGAAAACTTCGCGCGCACACGCCAcccgcagagaagcagcacGCCGACAGCAAATGTGCAGCGGAGTCAACGCGCTAGTCGCTTCTCAGCGGCATACGGGCCTGAATCTCCAGgccgtcgcgtctctcgcacgcaccgggagcgccgcggcgctgtcggTTTTCACCAGCTGTTGGTGGACAACGAGCGCGAGTTTGTCGATCAAGTCGACTTGGAACGCGTTCTTCTGGTTGATGCGATGTGTGCTGACTGCCTTCATGTCATCGAAGAAGGCTCGGACAAGCAGGCGacctgcgaggccgcggctgcctccgggGCCTGCACGAGACGGAGGACGGaaccccgcgcgcggcgcgaaagggagagaagaagaaaatccagaagcgagcggaaacgaagaggccgacgacggcgccgcggcgccgtttttcgcggccgcagaggctgctcGCGAGGAGAGGGCTGACGCGGAAAGCAGATTCTGAGCAAGCAGAAGAAAGGCGGAGACCGCAGAGCCAAAACGAGACGCGAGTGAAGCGACACACGAGGCAAACACAGCTGAGGGAAgtgagaggcaggcgacacaATATGagatccgccgccgcctgcaaaGGCGGACTACGGGCACCGAAGGCGATGAAACCGAGCGGATGGGGGGCAGCTGAAGAGGCAACGAGGCAGCACAGCGCAAAACAGTGGCGCAGCACCTCAAAACGTCTACAAACGAGCTGGACTCGTCACTGCAGCACCGCGAGATTagacgccgcacgcgcaaCGACCTGCGCTCGAGAGCCGCTCTGTATCCAGagcgagcgacagcggcgcggagaaggaaccTGCAAGCAAccgtgcgccgcgccgagcgaggcaCCGAGCACGCATCTCCACTCTCGACTCCTTGGGAGAGATACAGTGAAGGGCAGCCATGAGAACCTGCCGACGACACACTTACCCccagagccgcgccgccaatCGCCGTCCCCGCGGGTGGCCCTCGGGTAGCTGAGGCTCCATCCTGAGGCACGCGGaaacgcagcgaagaagccggcgcatgcgcgggacgagagaggacgaaCTGACCGCACAGGGAGTGGAAACCAAGTGCGTAGACGTGCGCAAGCTCGAGCAGATCTTAACGTCTGAGCGACCTCCAGATGACAgcgggacgcgcgcggcggtaCGCTTTCGTGGAGAGCGACACGCAGGCACGAAAATGGAGGCGAAGTGTGAGGAAACGGAATACTTGCGAGCGAGGTGAAAGGCACGCAGGAGTCAGAAACAGCCCGCAGCGGCTTCACGGGTGCCGCAGCTACGCGGCGCGAAGAGTGTGAGAGAGACAAGGCACGGAGTTTGACAAGCACAGCATCAAATATCCAAACGAGCGGGGATGGAGATGCGGAAAAGAAcagacagaaaaaagaaagaccAAGTGCTCGGCTGCGGCAAGGTGGAGGTGAGTGATGTCGCGAAGAGAAAACATACAAACCAGAAAATGGGACAGTGGGGAAAAAACCCCGCAAAACGAAACTTGGGGGAACGACcaggaggagaggcagagcaACGAACCCAGAGACGGTAAGCGGAATGAGAGAGAAAGTCGGCCCTCAAAGTAAAAGACTACAGGGTTGGAATAGACGCCGCAATTTCGAGtcgacagcgaagaggacgttCAAAAAGAGGAGCTATAGCGgagcgaaaaaaacacaaGAAAACAGGCCTCGCGAGCATCCCCAAAAGGTAAGAGGCGGGCAGGCCGCATGGGACTAACCCCTCCGCCAGAgatcgaggcgccgccggaggcgctcACGCGGCGTTTGCCGTCGAGCCGAAAGCCCAGGCGCACGAccgcgtctgtctccgaGCCGGCTGGGGCTCCATCGTCAGCTCCGCCCCCCGTGGCGGGGCTCGCCACCATCGGGCCTTCGTCGCGGGACCTGAGTGCtcagctctcgcgcggcaCTCGCGCAAGCGTGAGAAGACGCTGTGAGCAGAAGAATGAAGGACGGAGCTCTTTGGAGCAACGAaaacgagaggagagaacgaagagTGGAGCACTTTGGAGCGACGAAAACGAGAGGTGAGGACGAGGAATGGAGCACTTTGGAGCGACGAAaacgagaagagaaaacgaggaaTGGAACACTTTGGAGCGACGAAAACGAGAAAGAGAACGAGGAATGGAACACTTTGGAGCGACGAAAACGAGAAAGAGAACGAGGAATGGAACACTTTGGAGCGACgcaaaagagaggagagggggcgcgccgcgccgacgcgtggAGAGTCAAGATGACGAGGCGTGtagagcgaggagaaagcggTCGTGCGAGGGACGAGAGCGTATTGGAGAACGCCGGACGAGAAAAACAGTTAAACCAGCCAGCCAAAGTCGACGGGGTCGACGGGCGCCACGTTCCCGAAGCCTTTATGCGGGAGAGAAGAGTACCCAAAGGGCTGACACGCCTCCAGGAATGCCGTTCGGTGGAGAGAACGAAGCCACAGCAGCGAGCCGAGGCCTAGTAGTTCGatgcgaggaggaagacagagGGTCTCAAACGCGGAGAGAaacgggcgaggaggactaGTCTGACGGTTGTAGACAGCAGATGGCGAGGGAGAATAATCGCCCCTAGCTGTCGAGGGGTCGCTGTACCTGGCTCAGagtccgcgcctcctctgagGGATGTGGCTCGCAACAAAGATAtgcgagggaggaaggagagaaaatGAAAAAATACGGAAAAGGACGGAAATAAAACgccagagagggagggaacGGAAAGCGTAGAGGATAGGTGTATGCACATCCACCGGACGATGTCTGATCGAGTGCACACGGAGAGCTTTCAAAACGACGGAAAAGCGGCGATTAGAAATCGAGGATAACGCCGAAAAGCGGAGGACTGCGACCAAAGACCCCCCGACAATGGAAAAGTAAAAACGAAAGGAAAAGCGCAGCAAAGGCCTCTTTTCCTCCCTGTCTCGAGAAGAGAGATATACGCGAGTCACTCGCGCTGCTCACCCTTTTTCCGCGTAGCGAGAGCACGTCATGGTGTGTCTTGTCGCCACGCGATTTCGGAATTGGATACAGGCAACGGAGAGAGTCTGATCCGTGGAGGTCTTGACTAAAGATACGGAATCCtttcctctttctttctcttgctttctttcttctcacACTGCTTGTTGCCACGCGCTTCTACGGGGGTAGCATGCACGCCAGACATATTTCCCCTGCGGTGTCGCACAACCAGCACCCTGCTTTCGTAAAAGAGCTTATGGCGGACTTCTGTGGACGCACCAGCCAGTAGTCGCTTGAGATTACGCGATATTCGATCTTCCGCTCGCTGGATCTGTGTGCAAACGAGTATCCTATAGAAACTAGGCCTAAGAGCGGGAATGTAGCGACAGCGGAAAGCCACGGCTTGCCACAGTCGCCCGCTGAGGTTCCTGAGGACCCTATACTCGACCCATCCGATGGAAATGGGACTTCCTTCTTCGTTCGAGTCCGCTCTGTCTGCTCTACGTTCGAGCCGGTGGATGCAAGCAGCAGAATTCAAGGTTCGCGGCTCACACGGCAGCTGGTCCCCGCACACCAGATCGGACATTCGGTCTGAGATTGACAGCTCAGGAGGGGGAGTCCGCTGATGAGCTTTCCACCCTGAAGCCTGCATGAGGAGCAGAGCTCGTGGCATATTCGTGAGGCGTACGCATCGAAGCCGTGAGTCCTGTATGTGGGGGTCGTACGCTCTTTTTCTGAACCGACGCCATCCTAatggctgccggcgcctcaAAGTCTGGACATGCAGCTTTACGGGGCAGGCGGAGAGCACGTGCTGTTTGCCGCAccagacagcggcgaggtTGGTCTCCACATCTggccgcgtctctgcgagaCCGTCACTTTCCGTCGGCAGGGGTGAAGCGCGCACCGAGACGCACCTTTCTCGCTGTCACGCAGAGAGTTGGCGAttgtcgcgctcgccgtcaaTAGGGAGAGAACTGTGGGAGAGTGTGAGGCGCATGAATGCATAGCAAAGGCGTGAACAAGGCGCTCTGAAACAGCCCAGTTTATTGTTCCTGCAAGGGAGACCGCTGTAAAACGTAAGCCGGCGCGAATCGAGCTCGAGATTCCTCGGCCGAGATCATTGGCGAGGCCAGCATAAACAGACGCATTCGGCGCAGCTTCGACACAAAGTAGAGGCCGCACAGTTAGCAACCGTGGGGGATGAGTTAGATGGCGCAGAAGACACTGTAAAAGGCAGATTCGTGGTATGGGAGAGAGACGCTGTCCTCGTGCTTTGACATTAGAAACGACGTTCGAGTGGCTGATGCCGGGCCCATGTTTCTGCAGTTCCTCACGCACTTCGCGGGACGCCGGCGATTCCCGTTCTAATGGTCGCATCTACTTTTCTTGACTCTTTCAGATTCCTTGAAAACGCACACCGCCCGGTAACCGCTCCTTATCTGCAGGGGACGCATGACAGTCTCTCCCTCGGAGCTGAGAGTTTTTTGTGTCGGTGGTACGTTAGGAGAGTAGCTGCAGTGACCGTGGTTCCCAATCGGGAAAAACGAACGACTGAAAAAGAGTGCTTTGAGGCAGATGCTGTCCGGTCAGTGGCAACGGCGCCGTGAATGCGTCCATCGAAGAGCTAGTCCCGAACTCCGCCAGGATAATACATACCCATATCAAGCGACTCGCCCGCGGCACGCTACATAGCGCAGTCAAATCCGCTGCTCTACGCACTCGTCTCTCTGTCGAGTTACCGGCGAGTACTCAGCCCTTTGAAACGGTGCATCCTCTGCACGACTTGTCGTTCACGCGTGTTGCCCTAACGTACGAGGCATCTCTTCCACTACATGTCTGCATCCAAGGCAACCTCTCCAAAAGGAACGAGGtgcctcgctcctcctcggTATATGTCCAGCCGCAAGCCTCCTTCAGAGGCGCGGGTGATGCCGCCCTCGGCGGGGCTTCACGCACCGGGAGCACCCGCGGCATCGAATACGTTTTCGCGGAAACATGCCAGAAATGTGGAACTCTGTCGCTCGAGCGACATCGTGTCTCCATACGCGATGCCAACTCACGCGACCTGTCCACCGAATCTCCCGGAGAGCcatgtatatctatgtatggAGCTGCGCGGACACGTGTCCCATGTGAGGTACAAACACCTATATTCATATATGCATTCGACTGAAGCACGAAGAATCCTCTACGTTGATACCAGACActggcgaggccggcgccccTGGTGTAGGAGCTTCGACGTTCGTCCGGTCACCCGCGTCGTTCTACGCGTTCAGACTGTTCCGCGGCATTTTTTTCGCCGTGTATTTGCTCATGGCAGCCGTGCGCAGGAGCTTAGCGCAGCGTGAGGACTTCCCATGAGATCCGCGTTGCTGTTAACTTCACGCGGGAGAGTCCTGGGCGTTTCGCGACTTGCGAGCGGTCTGTCCATGGCTCAGGCTCACTGCACGCCTTTCCTTGCCTTTTTTTTACGCAGCTCGTGCTCATACATACCGCCCCCTTCTCCCCTACCCTGGGTGCGGACATGCCAAGGAATTCACGGGCTTGTCTACATGGCGAAAATCCACTTGGGGTGACGTGGTGGGCGACCGCGTCAGGAGATTGCCGAGGAAAGTcgaggcacacgcgcgtccgcgcgcggggTTTTTTGTTTGCATCAGTTCACCTCCTAGACGAGTCGGTGTGCTGTGGTCGTAGAGTCGGTCAACTCGCGaggtctctcctcgctctggCAGTAAGGCAGCGTTGTATCTTCGTCATCCCCGTCAAATTTTCAATGGAGTCTAACCCGatctgcctcgcctcgtcttctgcgatTCCTCGGCGTTTCACCTCCTCCGCCGAATACACTGCTCTGCGGTTCAAGCACTCTCTCAACGCGCCGTGAGTCCACGACCCGGCGAGATCCTCTTTGTtctgtctcgctcgccttttTGGAGCGAAACCTCAACGACACCCGGACGGCGAACCGTGGTGCGAAGAAGTCACGGCCCCCCGATAGCGGCCGTTTTGTCTCGGCTACGCGTTCCTTGTGTTTCGCaaagctgcgccgcgggcaaGTCGCGCGACCTGACGAGGctttcgtcgccttcgaggATCTGAACGCCTTCATTTTTTCGCTCCACTCTCTGTGAAGAATCATTTCTGTGCTCCAAAAAGCCTCGTGTCCCTTCTGTGTCTTTCCTGTGGCGCCGTCCCCTCGgtccttctcgccctccctTATGCATTTCGCAGGCGCGACAACGGTAGTTGAGCCCGAGGTTTTTTTATTTTTTTGTGGTGACGCGAGTTTTTATCCCCATTGCCTCCCCATTCCGCAGTTGGATGCCCTCTGCTGTAGCCTCTCTCCGTATCTCCCGGTCGCTTGTTTTGCGTTTTTCGCACTGGGACAATGCTTGAGCTGCGTAGCGGCTGACGGCGAGATCGGCACTTAGCCTTTTCCACACACGAAAGACAAACGCCGCCCCGCGGAAAGCACTGGCAGTGCGATGTTTCCGGCCTCGTCGAAGCAATTGACACTGAGACGGATCTAGTCCTGTGAGACAACAACGTTTTCTTTGCTTTCTGCGCTGGGTCGCGGGGGAGATGGCGGTCCATCTCCCAGGCAGAGGTCATGTGCAATTTCTCCAGCCCAGTTCGTGTCTGTCGAGAGAAACACGGAAACGTCGGTGTTCTCAGGTGCATAATTACGCTGCCTTGATGGCGAAACACTCTCCGCGTCCCTGCCCTCTCTTCTGTACAACCTCGCCGTCCCCCGCGGTGGCCttgcctcctcgctgtcggcgccCGCATTATTCGCTTGCGTGTGCCGATTACTGTTCCCGCGCTTCGCTGAGTCGTTTTCAGCTGCGAGCTCTGGAGCAGAGAGACGGGACTTTGACCTCAACCTCGCAACGTTGTTCCTCGAGAGAGCCTCTCGCACAGGGAGGCTTGGCATGTGCGTTGGCGGAGCTCGCGTTCGTGCGTGAGTTCTCTCATTTTATGCATGACCTCATGTGTGCACACAGTTGCTCCCGCGCCACGCGTGCTCTCCAGAGAAGACTTGGCACGCCTTCGCAGACGCAGGTATCTATCGAGAGCGTATGTTGACGTTTTTCCAGAGGTGTTTTTTTGACATGTTAACGTGTGCATTGGAAGAGCCAGCGACGGTGCCGCGAGTTCTTCCGTTATTTGCATGGCttcaggtgtacgtacagaTGCTGTGGTGGCTGATTCGCTTCCTCGAGAACACTTGGCACGCCCTCGCAGACACAGGTGACTCTCAAAGGCTTACGTGAACTTTTTCTCCGAGTGTTTGCGGCGCTCCCGCGACGGCCGACACATTTGCTTCTTTCTTCCCTGCATATTTCGCTTCCTGGCGTTCACCCCCGATGAAAGGTCCCCCGATATCGTCGGATGTCTGTACACCCAAACCCCCCTCCTGTGACCCCGGCCGGACTTCCTTTCCGGTGCTTGAAGCGAGACCGGATCTGCGTGTGCAGTGGCGCGTTCCGCGGACGCGTTGCGCTTTTATCAGCCAAGCGGAAACcggctgtctcttctctgcctggTTCGTCGGGTCCTTTCTTGGTCCTTCTGGCGCCGCGTCACAAGTCTCTGAAGCCCTCGGTATCGTGAGAGAGACGACaagagagaacgaagcgGCTCACCATGGGCGTGCCAGCGGCCGAGCAGAAATGCGGAGCAAGTCGTCCCTTGGCTCCGGCGTCGCTTTTCTTGTGCCCGCGCGAAGGGAACGCGACGTCGTTTGCGCATGCCGGTGCGAAGAGTCCTGTGGGCacttcgccggcagccgtggaggcgaagacgcgaaaaaaacagaaagctTTCGAACCGCAGCGCAgtcccgcctgcggcgcgcggaacgccgccgccgtctgccagGGGGCACCGGGTGTAAGTACGTCCACTGCCGCAGAAGGTGAGGAGggaagcgacgaggaaggtAGTAGAGACAATCCTGCGAAACTGGAATCCCACCGAGACACACCCACCCAACGAGAAACGAGTGAACCGAAACAAAGTGCGCCTCCCAGCGGCGCACAgcgacgagaaagaagagaagcggaTCGATCGAGGGCggacagagaagaagcgacgaCTCCCGATAAGTCAAGTGCAGGGAAATCGGGAAAGACCGAAGCAGGATGCCACAGCCTAGCAGGGGACCACGCTCAAGCAGACGACGACACttggccgccgcgcgcgggcgacgattTCAGCCTCTTCGTCGGCGAGGTAGAGCTGCGAAATGAACATGCCCAGACAGGCGCAACGGTGAGAAGAGCAGGGAGGCAAATCTATGGGGGTGTATAGCTCAATGTACA from Besnoitia besnoiti strain Bb-Ger1 chromosome XI, whole genome shotgun sequence carries:
- a CDS encoding hypothetical protein (encoded by transcript BESB_021030); this translates as MVASPATGGGADDGAPAGSETDAVVRLGFRLDGKRRVSASGGASISGGGDGASATRGPPAGTAIGGAALGNLLSASALSSRAASAAAKNGAAAPSSASSFPLASGFSSSLPFAPRAGFRPPSRAGPGGSRGLAGRLLVRAFFDDMKAVSTHRINQKNAFQVDLIDKLALVVHQQLVKTDSAAALPDAPEGQQALLDGPPFDLQRKEGAGAGGRATGGEDEEEGITFTHVSSAVEGATRVYGYRVEAVYDQTYHVLNLMSASRPGGEEEAEGERAAHPTRRGRHHQQLLLFKKGGSSTLAPEAELTDSQIEKDSCVDPYFLKISGMFDQAGAKGLLLANLEVDTSLRMKLDGERRAFPTGALADEAVPEKNQASPAAGDEKVADEESVAGEAPEEPAVDCAFLKDLLLAGESPASVLSLDICAKPISHFRSLLESLRRGRDVRAGGGLSDADDEAQDFELEAESLEAELDDFYGAPLGGDSRLGDASQPPELDDLSARVGEEYMCDAKASAFYDEPQDAKAPNGLEGSMDDQLYADAMDFCDDVHGASSADAWSRREDTADADMGVEGQAHADRSFASFEEEHESSDSTAPAKSYSFDRLVPAFSQSLGVPSGGSGAQLAARRAAVGLLSTAAEGRPDGARPGGAAASLQGRADDRLSSVSSLSSSSSAVGLLGDSGGLGRKGGLAAAGSQAAAGRLTAKERQLRKQEQLREMINPFRVDMSDLDTKSGGLPLGSKFQCYVPRPQENITVASDFTSSPFFHSPHLLVSLAMVPFKEIRLFRHTGPAGASSAPDRAGGAPGAHQEDERLREDEGAWEATLVDAGDDGALGADGFWPSVGHAPLSKQRACEEADANAQHLLEGGGLFDSWSDTAMSAADGDQASSYIARLFERGDAASRGGAGLSLGDIMLLEEPQKVGAGELRLTLPSRYVDVAVVKKALKTTLGVLPGADDADDEGGERNQRKRKRGSQEQAIAGADGESSAEEDERSGKEVECRELALLSADRHDGVDFATLCTETAKKLPVTVRANCSSQMLFVCLLYTCNEETLHLERSADFTSFSAFVNAPKDWHTRDDLEAARALETVASYPPLALPALPEKKRKDCDAEEKTGQADGATRDAAEDDSSPKKAKKRLMLAGEEVDAEWRKRKKDETERRKKRKEQRRRKRVLEKPDDSEDDADSEDGFESC